The window ATGTAAGTTTCTGTTTTCCTCCTCTATGCCTCAGGGCCGCCTCGTGGCGGCCCGCTCTTTTTTTGCAGTGATGCTTCATGCTTCACGTCGCGGTTTCGAGGCAATTGACCGCATGTGGTAGGGTATGCCTTGAACGATTGGCGGTAGCTGGAGCCTGACTGTGGAATCATTCTGGACAACGCTTGTTGGACTGACAATCTTGGTGGTGACGCTTGCGTTCTTCGCGTCGCGCCGTCGTCGAATCGTGAGCAAGTGGAAGGAGGGAGCGGAGGCCTTCCAACGTGGCGATATGGAAACTGCATCGAAGGCGTTGCGCGCGTGTCTGCGACTGGAGCCCGCGTGGGTACCCGCGCGGCGGCTGCTGGGCCGGGCGCTGGTGGCGACACATCGCATCGATGACGCGGAGAAGGAACTTCGGCTTGCCGCGGAGATGGAGC of the Candidatus Hydrogenedentota bacterium genome contains:
- a CDS encoding tetratricopeptide repeat protein; the encoded protein is MESFWTTLVGLTILVVTLAFFASRRRRIVSKWKEGAEAFQRGDMETASKALRACLRLEPAWVPARRLLGRALVATHRIDDAEKELRLAAEMEPRNPDGHLDFAFFLARFAPDRPDEAIDSLARAVEHRPLLREQLLNLEPLAPLRNHPRFQSLLARPPSA